The following are encoded together in the Nocardioides thalensis genome:
- a CDS encoding DUF7507 domain-containing protein encodes MNRFPMRPTTLSGRALAHLVALVVLLAGAGGLLAAPARAAGDGVLNLTMTPVDASNGNSLVTDARNGAGPAGYATNNRITYLVQYSCGVVACDNTRVQMSTPPSDPLGLLPSGQFILLYDAFAAGSSGGTISGTDATGKVVSLGNLAAGTSGTFAVTYRYQSTSNREVPNGSFYPEGFAIDMSAVISSDTATGPVTANAADVTWHLDSPNGAAPYGPTAVMGPAGGTFRPGVPVNLQVAVNGGNMVVNPGSNVAGSADRYAVGNYTITYQVPPQATIEAVTLMGNPDPTAVIDNVNHTVTWTKGTNPNPVYGARGTWGIASLGGFNSGGPGVNNGAHPDSQAFWNPRSVRVTFDGTQFPGADATGCNFPTAEVQSSLDVSVTYVDPARTTKTINGQKMNAKVACVSPFGGLGVDKRVAGGLAGQFAFGDGNLGGNPAVYATNVPAPGEPPVVRSWQVSAFNHGNVPGVAVIEEPDLVHDHIKVNQITPTGISAAGAPTSVGARIEWSAVDGNGNITNGSDYRASGAPLNAPPGGWFTSATATTDPIAPGRVLPTDNTQEGAVVSFRYAVDDGAIPFVGQRRTNTAHITMTYPGYGNDPGEQPIRTLTGAPMDVEPRGDAVRTVQYTKPSPVLLAAFDGNPVVAGGGSLTAVAPGTEVTWSINGSTNDVWPGTQITPQLMFVAPAGWTIKPGSAVMGGNAPGGVQLQYATRTVDGVQREVVIATWPGPVSPSTTVRDFFGSMSVTAVPLPTAPAGVQAVAAAVAGDASGTWTDAVGEGYLLNDNQFRASTVIHVDAGDLDQDSKLTEEFARTNSTSDVRVTALPGFTVSKEICDPDPALPSGCEWVVAGPTDPVALPTDEEIKYRVTMTNSGNVNLTNAVAVDVLPYDGDGRGSEFDQTFAGSTDVGAGIVLSYSTSRTPGAGDWTAPAAGAAAVRLTAASLPIGASRSVVLTTDPVNGAAGDLSCNNLTVSSAQTIAATTTRRCAELFAVTPPDPELALVKEAELTTDAGTTGVADAGDVITYTFTVDNLGPSAAADVSIDDDLPGLSAINPASVAMVAAGTDAEFTATYTVTDADIEAGAAIVNTATASGTGPGGVVTSPPDATETPVAAIAPELTLEKTADLDDTDGNGAADAGEVITYTFLVTNSGNVTVDGVDVDDQMTGLSAITPAGPVSLAPGDHQEFQATYTVTQTDVDEGDPIDNTAIASGDPVRGELDPVQDSTRTPVAPALPQLQIDKSAVLVDANDNRRADAGEMITYSFTVTNNGNVTIDDVAVDDPKVAGITPSAVTLGPGDSQTFAAEPYVVTQADVDGGQPIVNTATADGTPARGTLEPASDTATTLIALPTGGLVIVKTADLDDTDGDGYADVGERISYSFVVSNSGNQTQRDVSVTDERVTGIAPASVASLAPGAWQEFSAATYTVTQADVDSGRVRNVATASGTQPNGAPLTSPPDEVVVPVEPAEPELSLVKTSDITTDRDDDGKGDEGDVITYTLTVTNAGNVTLTDITVIDALPGLSGITPAPPAVLAPGASATFTATYVVTADDVDAGDPIVNHAIATGTRRNQVVEDDASTETLVDDDPDKDGVPNEEEEDNGTDPDDPDTDDDEIDDGEEIEGPGSCTGGTDPLDRDTDDDGLSDGDEVDGIRVRQVVYTKVGHGNGRTRIGLVRPNPCRADTDRDGLRDDREIAGFSIGQRVLVWPEYGESYWLGLRRTNPVDRDTDNDGLTDKDEVTGRKNKRHDRHRSDPAHVDTDYGGIRDGREVASLSDPSVVYSGPSNPSGNKRGGALGG; translated from the coding sequence ATGAACAGGTTCCCCATGCGGCCCACCACCCTGTCCGGTCGCGCGCTCGCCCATCTGGTCGCCCTCGTCGTGCTGCTCGCCGGTGCCGGAGGGCTCCTCGCCGCGCCGGCCAGGGCCGCGGGCGACGGCGTCCTCAACCTGACCATGACGCCGGTCGACGCGAGCAACGGCAACTCGCTCGTCACCGACGCGCGGAACGGCGCCGGCCCAGCGGGATACGCGACCAACAACCGGATCACCTATCTCGTGCAGTACAGCTGCGGCGTGGTTGCCTGCGACAACACGAGGGTGCAGATGTCCACGCCGCCCTCCGACCCCCTCGGCCTCTTGCCCAGCGGCCAGTTCATCCTGCTGTACGACGCGTTCGCAGCCGGGTCGTCGGGCGGCACGATCTCCGGCACCGACGCGACCGGCAAGGTGGTCAGCCTCGGCAACCTCGCGGCCGGCACGTCCGGCACGTTCGCGGTCACCTACCGGTACCAGTCGACGTCCAACCGCGAGGTCCCGAACGGATCGTTCTACCCCGAGGGCTTCGCGATCGACATGTCGGCGGTGATCTCCTCCGACACTGCGACCGGACCGGTCACTGCGAACGCCGCCGATGTCACCTGGCACCTCGACTCGCCGAACGGCGCGGCGCCGTACGGCCCCACCGCGGTGATGGGTCCCGCCGGCGGGACGTTCCGCCCGGGCGTCCCCGTGAACCTCCAGGTCGCCGTCAACGGCGGCAACATGGTCGTGAACCCCGGCTCCAACGTCGCGGGCAGCGCTGATCGCTACGCGGTCGGCAACTACACCATCACCTACCAGGTGCCGCCCCAGGCGACGATCGAGGCGGTCACGCTGATGGGGAACCCCGACCCGACGGCGGTCATCGACAACGTCAACCACACGGTCACGTGGACCAAGGGGACGAACCCCAACCCGGTGTACGGGGCCCGCGGCACGTGGGGGATCGCCTCGCTCGGTGGCTTCAACAGCGGCGGTCCGGGCGTGAACAACGGAGCACACCCGGATTCGCAGGCGTTCTGGAACCCCCGCTCGGTCCGGGTCACGTTCGACGGTACGCAGTTCCCCGGCGCTGACGCGACCGGCTGCAACTTCCCGACCGCGGAGGTGCAGAGCTCGCTCGACGTGTCGGTGACCTACGTGGATCCTGCGCGGACCACGAAGACGATCAACGGCCAGAAGATGAACGCGAAGGTTGCATGCGTCTCGCCGTTCGGCGGGCTGGGGGTCGACAAGCGCGTCGCCGGCGGCCTCGCGGGGCAGTTCGCGTTCGGCGACGGCAACCTCGGCGGCAACCCGGCCGTCTACGCGACCAACGTGCCGGCACCGGGCGAGCCGCCCGTGGTGCGTAGCTGGCAGGTCTCGGCGTTCAACCACGGCAACGTCCCCGGGGTCGCGGTGATCGAGGAGCCCGACCTCGTCCACGACCACATCAAGGTCAACCAGATCACCCCGACCGGCATCTCGGCGGCGGGAGCCCCGACCAGCGTCGGCGCCAGGATCGAGTGGTCGGCCGTCGACGGCAACGGCAACATCACCAACGGCAGCGACTACCGCGCCAGCGGCGCGCCGCTGAACGCGCCGCCCGGCGGGTGGTTCACGAGCGCGACCGCGACGACGGACCCGATCGCACCCGGCCGGGTGCTCCCCACGGACAACACCCAGGAAGGTGCTGTCGTCAGCTTCCGGTACGCCGTCGACGACGGCGCGATCCCGTTCGTCGGCCAGCGGCGCACCAACACCGCTCACATCACGATGACCTATCCGGGCTACGGCAACGACCCGGGTGAGCAGCCGATCAGGACGCTTACGGGAGCGCCCATGGACGTCGAGCCGAGAGGCGACGCCGTGCGGACGGTCCAGTACACCAAGCCGTCACCGGTCCTCCTTGCCGCGTTCGACGGGAACCCCGTCGTCGCGGGCGGCGGCTCGCTCACCGCCGTTGCTCCCGGCACCGAGGTCACGTGGAGCATCAACGGGTCGACGAACGACGTATGGCCGGGCACCCAGATCACACCACAGCTGATGTTCGTCGCTCCCGCCGGCTGGACGATCAAGCCGGGGTCGGCCGTGATGGGCGGCAACGCACCCGGGGGTGTGCAGCTGCAGTACGCCACCCGCACCGTGGACGGGGTGCAGCGCGAGGTCGTGATCGCGACCTGGCCCGGGCCGGTTTCGCCGAGCACGACGGTCCGCGACTTCTTCGGCTCGATGAGCGTCACCGCCGTACCCCTGCCGACGGCGCCCGCGGGCGTGCAGGCCGTCGCCGCGGCCGTCGCCGGTGACGCGAGCGGCACGTGGACCGACGCTGTCGGTGAGGGCTACCTCCTCAACGACAACCAGTTCCGGGCATCGACGGTGATTCACGTCGACGCCGGGGACCTCGACCAGGACAGCAAGCTGACCGAGGAGTTCGCACGGACCAACAGCACCTCCGACGTGCGCGTCACCGCGCTGCCCGGCTTCACCGTCTCCAAGGAGATCTGCGACCCGGATCCCGCCCTGCCCAGCGGCTGCGAATGGGTCGTCGCCGGCCCGACCGACCCGGTGGCGCTCCCCACGGACGAGGAGATCAAGTACCGCGTCACGATGACGAACTCCGGGAACGTCAACCTCACCAACGCTGTCGCCGTCGACGTCCTGCCGTACGACGGCGACGGCCGAGGCTCCGAGTTCGACCAGACCTTCGCGGGTTCCACGGACGTGGGTGCGGGGATCGTGCTGAGCTACTCGACCTCGCGGACACCTGGCGCGGGTGACTGGACCGCTCCCGCTGCGGGAGCGGCCGCCGTCCGGCTCACCGCCGCCAGCCTGCCGATCGGCGCTTCCCGATCCGTCGTGCTGACCACGGACCCTGTCAACGGGGCGGCCGGTGACCTGAGCTGCAACAACCTGACCGTGAGCAGCGCGCAGACCATCGCGGCCACCACCACCCGACGGTGCGCGGAGCTGTTCGCCGTCACGCCGCCCGACCCCGAGCTCGCGCTGGTGAAGGAGGCCGAGCTCACCACCGACGCAGGCACGACCGGCGTGGCGGACGCGGGGGACGTCATCACCTACACGTTCACCGTCGACAACCTCGGCCCGAGCGCGGCGGCGGACGTGTCGATCGACGACGACCTGCCGGGGCTGTCGGCGATCAACCCGGCGTCGGTCGCGATGGTCGCGGCCGGTACGGATGCCGAGTTCACCGCGACCTACACGGTGACCGACGCCGATATCGAGGCTGGTGCGGCGATCGTCAACACTGCGACCGCGAGCGGCACCGGGCCCGGCGGAGTGGTCACCAGCCCGCCGGACGCGACCGAGACGCCGGTGGCTGCCATCGCCCCGGAGCTGACCCTCGAGAAGACCGCCGACCTCGACGACACCGACGGCAACGGAGCAGCGGACGCGGGTGAGGTGATCACCTACACGTTCCTGGTCACCAACTCGGGCAACGTGACGGTCGACGGTGTGGACGTCGACGACCAGATGACCGGCCTGTCCGCCATCACTCCGGCAGGACCGGTTTCCCTCGCGCCCGGCGACCACCAGGAGTTCCAGGCGACCTACACCGTCACCCAGACGGACGTCGACGAGGGCGACCCGATCGACAACACCGCTATCGCTTCTGGTGACCCGGTGCGCGGGGAGCTGGACCCGGTCCAGGACTCCACGAGGACTCCGGTCGCTCCGGCGTTGCCGCAGCTCCAGATCGACAAGTCCGCTGTCCTGGTCGACGCCAACGACAACCGCCGGGCGGACGCAGGCGAGATGATCACCTACTCGTTCACGGTGACCAACAACGGCAACGTGACGATCGACGACGTCGCGGTCGACGACCCGAAGGTCGCCGGGATCACTCCCTCCGCCGTGACGCTGGGACCCGGTGACAGCCAGACGTTCGCGGCCGAGCCGTACGTCGTGACGCAGGCGGACGTCGACGGTGGCCAGCCGATCGTCAACACCGCCACGGCCGACGGCACCCCCGCGCGCGGCACCCTCGAGCCGGCCAGCGACACGGCCACGACGCTGATCGCCCTGCCGACGGGCGGCCTGGTGATCGTGAAGACCGCCGACCTCGACGACACCGACGGGGACGGCTACGCAGACGTCGGCGAGCGGATCAGCTACTCCTTCGTCGTCAGCAACAGCGGCAACCAGACCCAGCGGGACGTCAGCGTCACCGATGAGCGGGTCACCGGAATCGCGCCGGCATCAGTTGCATCGCTCGCCCCCGGCGCCTGGCAGGAGTTCTCCGCGGCGACGTACACCGTCACCCAGGCGGACGTGGACAGCGGCCGGGTGCGCAACGTCGCCACGGCCTCGGGCACCCAGCCCAACGGGGCTCCGCTGACCTCGCCCCCGGACGAGGTGGTCGTGCCGGTCGAGCCCGCCGAGCCGGAGCTGTCGCTGGTGAAGACATCCGACATCACGACCGACCGTGATGACGACGGGAAGGGTGACGAGGGTGACGTGATCACCTACACGCTCACCGTGACCAACGCGGGCAACGTGACCCTGACCGACATCACGGTCATCGACGCGCTGCCTGGCCTCTCGGGCATCACGCCCGCACCGCCCGCGGTCCTGGCTCCGGGTGCGTCCGCGACGTTCACCGCGACCTACGTGGTCACCGCGGACGACGTCGACGCCGGTGACCCCATCGTCAACCACGCGATCGCGACCGGGACGCGCCGCAACCAGGTCGTCGAGGACGACGCGAGCACCGAGACGCTGGTCGACGACGATCCCGACAAGGACGGGGTGCCCAACGAGGAGGAAGAGGACAACGGGACCGACCCCGACGACCCCGACACCGACGACGACGAGATCGACGACGGCGAGGAGATCGAGGGTCCCGGCTCGTGCACCGGCGGGACCGACCCGCTCGACCGCGACACCGACGACGACGGCCTCTCCGACGGCGACGAGGTCGACGGGATCCGGGTGCGCCAGGTGGTCTACACAAAGGTCGGGCACGGCAACGGGCGCACGCGGATCGGCCTGGTCCGTCCCAACCCGTGCCGGGCGGACACGGACCGCGACGGCCTCCGTGACGATCGCGAGATCGCCGGCTTCTCGATCGGGCAGCGGGTCCTCGTGTGGCCCGAGTACGGCGAGAGCTACTGGCTCGGGCTGCGTCGAACCAACCCGGTCGACAGGGACACCGACAACGACGGGCTCACCGACAAGGACGAGGTGACGGGCCGCAAGAACAAGCGCCACGACCGGCACAGGTCAGACCCGGCCCACGTCGACACCGACTACGGCGGTATCCGCGACGGCCGCGAGGTCGCGTCACTGTCGGACCCGTCGGTCGTGTACTCAGGACCGAGCAACCCGTCGGGCAACAAGCGTGGAGGTGCGCTCGGCGGCTGA
- a CDS encoding glycine cleavage system protein R has translation MSTDLHAVTVLGHDRPGIIAETTAALAGLGLNIEDSTMTLLRGHFAMMLLCRGAAERDAVEAALAPLTAGGDLDVAVRPVTDRPEHAAPGSSWVLTVHGGDRAGIVSTVVGAVASYGGNITDLTTRLAGDLYLLVAELDLPADGDATAVEAAIKAAAEQVGVTATLRPAEADEL, from the coding sequence GTGAGCACCGACCTCCACGCCGTCACCGTCCTCGGGCACGACCGGCCCGGGATCATCGCCGAGACCACCGCCGCGCTCGCGGGCCTGGGCCTCAACATCGAGGACTCGACGATGACGCTGCTGCGCGGGCACTTCGCGATGATGCTGCTCTGTCGCGGGGCCGCCGAGCGCGACGCGGTCGAGGCGGCGCTCGCGCCGCTGACCGCCGGGGGTGACCTCGACGTGGCTGTGCGGCCGGTGACCGACCGGCCCGAGCACGCGGCGCCGGGCAGCTCGTGGGTGCTGACCGTCCACGGAGGCGACCGGGCCGGGATCGTCTCCACGGTCGTGGGCGCGGTGGCGTCGTACGGCGGCAACATCACCGACCTCACCACGCGGCTCGCGGGCGACCTCTACCTGCTCGTGGCCGAGCTCGACCTGCCCGCGGACGGCGACGCGACCGCCGTGGAGGCCGCGATCAAGGCCGCCGCCGAGCAGGTCGGGGTGACGGCCACGCTGCGTCCGGCCGAGGCCGACGAGCTGTGA
- a CDS encoding peptide deformylase, with product MDGSARVAAWTEADLGVDGNVLEVVRAPAPVLATVGDAVDPVAPETVQLAADLVATMRVSPGCVGLAAQQVGVAAQVFCVDVTEHAKARTTHGTFVLCNAEVVTASRNDKAREGCMSVPDFTGDVKRGSRLVVRGQLPGTGEGVAFATDAFEARALQHEIDHCQGLLFLDRVAGTHAIYPRQTYL from the coding sequence TTGGACGGCTCTGCCCGCGTCGCCGCGTGGACCGAGGCCGACCTCGGCGTCGACGGCAACGTGCTCGAGGTCGTGCGCGCGCCGGCTCCAGTGCTCGCGACCGTCGGCGACGCGGTCGACCCCGTCGCCCCGGAGACCGTGCAGCTGGCGGCCGACCTGGTGGCCACGATGCGCGTCAGCCCCGGCTGCGTCGGCCTCGCCGCCCAGCAGGTCGGTGTCGCCGCCCAGGTGTTCTGCGTGGACGTGACCGAGCACGCCAAGGCCCGTACGACGCACGGCACCTTCGTGCTCTGCAACGCCGAGGTGGTCACGGCGAGCCGCAACGACAAGGCACGCGAGGGCTGCATGAGCGTGCCCGACTTCACCGGCGACGTGAAGCGGGGGAGCCGCCTCGTGGTCCGCGGACAGCTGCCTGGCACCGGCGAGGGGGTCGCGTTCGCGACCGACGCGTTCGAGGCGCGGGCGCTCCAGCACGAGATCGACCACTGCCAGGGGCTGTTGTTCCTGGACCGGGTCGCCGGCACGCACGCCATCTACCCGCGCCAGACCTACTTATAG
- a CDS encoding family 43 glycosylhydrolase: MGAPGSRVGVRRAAASVAIAALGVLAACSSDAQPRDAAPRADATTSEAPLIPAPSDLPTELPDDVLPSDALSTEDAANLAEQAERIAGEVPPQSRPAPVDVGYGGVFADPDIAFHQGTWYAVATNTGGANLPVLTSTDLSHWSVAGNGLPAMAGWVRRSAGGLWAPSIARVGDGWTAAYSAPGGTLGGERHNCIGLARSASPTGPYQPVGEPLCYGQSLLGVIDPDVFVDDDRTPWLLWKFSGIRGQRPAGIFIRELSADGTGFADGAETTELLTRSLAWEGRTIENPSMVQFRGVTYLFYSGNSWKTPSYATGYAICAGPTGPCVRPGDGAPLLTTASTGKLGPGGASAFRDGETLRLLYHAWAPGRIGSLRGPHVAGLWQRRDGTLELVHPG; encoded by the coding sequence GTGGGAGCACCCGGATCTCGCGTCGGCGTACGACGCGCCGCGGCGTCCGTCGCGATCGCCGCCCTCGGCGTGCTCGCAGCGTGCTCCTCCGACGCCCAGCCGCGCGACGCCGCGCCCCGCGCGGACGCGACGACGAGCGAGGCGCCGCTGATCCCGGCGCCGAGCGACCTGCCGACCGAGCTGCCCGACGACGTGCTGCCGTCCGACGCCCTGTCGACCGAGGACGCGGCCAACCTCGCGGAGCAGGCCGAGCGCATCGCCGGCGAGGTCCCGCCGCAGAGCCGTCCGGCGCCGGTCGACGTCGGCTACGGCGGCGTGTTCGCCGATCCGGACATCGCGTTCCACCAGGGCACCTGGTACGCCGTCGCGACCAACACGGGCGGCGCCAACCTGCCCGTGCTCACCTCCACCGACCTCAGCCACTGGTCGGTCGCGGGCAACGGCCTGCCCGCGATGGCCGGGTGGGTACGCCGCTCCGCCGGCGGGCTGTGGGCGCCGAGCATCGCGCGCGTCGGCGACGGCTGGACCGCTGCCTACTCCGCACCCGGCGGCACCCTGGGCGGCGAGCGGCACAACTGCATCGGCCTCGCCCGCTCCGCCTCCCCCACCGGCCCCTACCAGCCGGTCGGCGAGCCGCTCTGCTACGGCCAGTCGTTGCTCGGCGTCATCGACCCGGACGTGTTCGTCGACGACGACCGGACGCCGTGGCTGCTGTGGAAGTTCTCCGGCATCCGCGGGCAACGGCCCGCCGGGATCTTCATCCGGGAGCTCTCCGCCGACGGCACCGGGTTCGCCGACGGGGCGGAGACCACCGAGCTGCTCACCCGCTCGCTGGCGTGGGAGGGCCGCACGATCGAGAACCCGAGCATGGTGCAGTTCCGCGGCGTCACCTACCTCTTCTACTCCGGGAACTCGTGGAAGACCCCGTCCTACGCCACCGGCTACGCGATCTGTGCCGGCCCCACCGGGCCGTGCGTCCGGCCCGGCGACGGCGCCCCGCTGCTGACCACCGCGAGCACCGGCAAGCTCGGGCCCGGCGGCGCGTCGGCGTTCCGCGACGGCGAGACGCTGCGGCTGCTCTACCACGCCTGGGCGCCCGGCCGGATCGGCTCGCTGCGCGGCCCGCACGTGGCCGGACTGTGGCAGCGGCGCGACGGGACGCTCGAGCTCGTCCACCCGGGCTGA
- a CDS encoding SAM-dependent methyltransferase translates to MAHQHQHGHQHGHQHGHRDHDHEPTLEEQREALTAEFWDERYGGSERVWSGNPNRRLVEQVADLPVGTALDVGCGEGADAIWLAEQGWQVTAVDVSEVALERTARHAIEKGVDERVEVGFYDVLGERSPRKPHGRPGFDLVSAHFMHVPEPDFAGVYRRIAAAVAPGGRLLVVAHHPFDVESGARESHGPGLLFGPDRVTDVLGTDDWEVEVAEVQPREQATPDGPMEVKDTVVRLRRR, encoded by the coding sequence ATGGCCCACCAGCACCAGCACGGACACCAGCACGGACACCAGCACGGACACCGTGACCACGACCACGAGCCGACCCTCGAGGAGCAGCGCGAGGCGCTGACCGCCGAGTTCTGGGATGAGCGGTACGGCGGCAGCGAGCGGGTGTGGAGCGGCAACCCCAACCGGCGGCTGGTCGAGCAGGTCGCCGACCTCCCGGTGGGCACGGCCCTCGACGTCGGCTGTGGCGAGGGTGCCGACGCCATCTGGCTCGCCGAGCAGGGGTGGCAGGTCACGGCCGTCGACGTCTCCGAGGTCGCGCTCGAGCGCACCGCTCGTCACGCGATCGAGAAGGGGGTCGACGAGCGGGTCGAGGTCGGCTTCTACGACGTGCTCGGCGAGCGGTCGCCCCGCAAGCCGCACGGCCGGCCGGGCTTCGACCTCGTCAGCGCGCACTTCATGCACGTGCCGGAGCCCGACTTCGCCGGCGTCTATCGGCGGATCGCGGCCGCGGTCGCGCCCGGCGGGCGGTTGCTGGTCGTCGCGCACCACCCGTTCGACGTCGAGTCGGGAGCCCGCGAGTCCCACGGCCCCGGCCTGCTCTTCGGCCCGGACCGGGTCACCGACGTGCTCGGGACCGACGACTGGGAGGTCGAGGTGGCAGAGGTGCAGCCCCGCGAGCAGGCGACGCCGGACGGGCCGATGGAGGTCAAGGACACGGTGGTGCGGCTCCGGCGTCGCTGA
- a CDS encoding Bax inhibitor-1/YccA family protein, which translates to MRSNNPVFSRSEEFNRANAYGNMTYGGNGAPYQGYGAPQQPVNEYGAPVAPPAQKTGRMTIDSVVQSTAITLGIVLVTAAATWILTPAVESEEAVGTLTLALLLGSGAAFILSLVNSFKRIVSPALVMAFAVAEGVALGALSKFYDAVFGVENADFGGIVVQAVVGTFAAFAGTLAAYKFFNIQVGQKFRTFVIAAMFGMVALSLMELVLGLFGSQLGLFEFGGLGLVFSIVGLVLGVFMLILDFDFIEQGIRNGLPERESWRASFGLLVSLVWIYTNLLRILAILQQD; encoded by the coding sequence ATGCGGAGCAACAACCCTGTGTTCAGTCGCTCGGAGGAGTTCAACCGAGCCAACGCCTACGGCAACATGACCTACGGCGGCAACGGCGCGCCCTACCAGGGCTACGGAGCGCCGCAGCAGCCGGTCAACGAGTACGGCGCCCCGGTCGCTCCTCCGGCCCAGAAGACCGGCCGGATGACGATCGACTCGGTCGTCCAGTCCACCGCCATCACGCTCGGCATCGTGCTCGTCACGGCCGCGGCGACCTGGATCCTCACGCCCGCCGTCGAGAGCGAGGAGGCCGTCGGCACGCTGACGCTCGCCCTGCTGCTCGGCTCCGGCGCGGCGTTCATCCTGTCGCTGGTCAACTCGTTCAAGCGGATCGTGAGCCCCGCGCTGGTGATGGCCTTCGCCGTCGCCGAGGGCGTCGCGCTCGGTGCGCTGAGCAAGTTCTACGACGCGGTCTTCGGCGTCGAGAACGCTGACTTCGGCGGCATCGTCGTCCAGGCCGTCGTCGGCACGTTCGCGGCGTTCGCGGGCACGCTGGCGGCGTACAAGTTCTTCAACATCCAGGTCGGGCAGAAGTTCCGCACGTTCGTGATCGCCGCGATGTTCGGCATGGTGGCGCTCAGCCTGATGGAGCTCGTGCTCGGCCTGTTCGGCAGCCAGCTGGGCCTCTTCGAGTTCGGCGGCCTCGGCCTGGTGTTCTCGATCGTCGGCCTGGTGCTCGGCGTGTTCATGCTGATCCTCGACTTCGACTTCATCGAGCAGGGCATCCGCAACGGCCTCCCCGAGCGGGAGTCGTGGCGGGCGTCGTTCGGCCTGCTCGTCAGCCTGGTCTGGATCTACACCAACCTGCTCCGGATCCTGGCGATCCTCCAGCAGGACTGA
- a CDS encoding ABC transporter ATP-binding protein, with protein sequence MRTPALEVQGLTRVYGEGPTAVTALDGLDLTFAAGTFTAVMGPSGSGKSTFLHCAGLLDDPTSGRVVVDGQDVTDLGETRRTRLRRDRIGFVFQGFHLMPYLTASQNVELPLRLAGRRPDRRRVADLLDRVGLADRAGHMPGELSGGQQQRVAIARALVTDPAVVLADEPTGALDSHTAQSVLALLRSVVAELGATVVMVTHDPVAASFADSVVFLVDGRAAGRMDHPTVEAVAGQMAHLDELVAGVTS encoded by the coding sequence ATGCGCACACCAGCACTCGAGGTCCAGGGGCTGACCCGGGTCTACGGCGAGGGCCCGACCGCGGTCACCGCCCTCGACGGCCTCGACCTCACCTTCGCGGCCGGCACGTTCACCGCGGTGATGGGCCCGTCCGGGTCCGGCAAGAGCACCTTCCTGCACTGTGCCGGCCTCCTCGACGACCCCACGAGCGGTCGGGTCGTCGTCGACGGCCAGGACGTCACCGACCTCGGCGAGACCCGCCGTACCCGGCTGCGGCGCGACCGCATCGGGTTCGTCTTCCAGGGCTTCCACCTGATGCCCTACCTGACCGCCAGCCAGAACGTCGAGTTGCCGCTCCGGCTCGCCGGGCGCCGGCCCGACCGCCGCCGGGTCGCCGACCTGCTCGACCGGGTCGGGCTCGCCGATCGCGCCGGCCACATGCCCGGCGAGCTGTCCGGAGGCCAGCAGCAGCGGGTCGCGATCGCGCGAGCGCTCGTCACCGACCCGGCCGTCGTGCTGGCGGACGAGCCGACCGGCGCCCTGGACTCGCACACGGCCCAGTCGGTCCTCGCGCTGCTCCGCAGCGTGGTCGCGGAGCTCGGCGCGACGGTCGTGATGGTGACCCACGACCCGGTCGCGGCGTCCTTCGCCGACTCCGTCGTGTTCCTCGTGGACGGCCGCGCCGCGGGCCGGATGGACCACCCGACTGTCGAGGCCGTCGCCGGCCAGATGGCCCACCTCGACGAGCTGGTCGCCGGGGTGACGTCGTGA